GCTTCGAAGGCTGACGCGACTTGAGCTTCATCTGTGACGTCACAGACAAAGGCTTCAACCTCACCGCCGAGTGCGGTCAGTTCCTCTACCGCCTTGGCATTCTTCTCCGCGTTGCGCCCCCAGATCGCGACTTTGGCGCCGCACTTCACTAACCCACGACCAAACGCGAGTCCCACACCACCATTGCCTCCGGTAACCAGAGCGACGTCCCCTGACAAATCGAACATATCTACCCCTAAGTTGGCCCGTCTCCACCGACTCCTAATACGACAAATCGTCAGTAACAATCCCTTCAATGCGATCTTCAGGATGAAAATTACGTGCGAAATGGATCAAAGCTCCATTACGTGGATCAATGGGCGCTTTTTTCCTTATGTTGGCGCTTATTCAGTTGATGACGTCGGGGCGTGATCTCTGGATCGAAGGGCCCGCATCCAGATCAAGGCAAGCGCCCCTGCCAGAGCTGCATTCAAGGCCCAATATGTGCCCCCGAGCCGGGCACCTGCCAGTCCAATTGGGGAAAACAACAGATACAGAGCGACGACCATGGCCAGCAGGGTGGCCGATACCGGCAATGTATACCGCCACGGCGTCAGGCTGACTTTTTCATTGCGCTCAAACGTCCACGGAGTCTCACGAGGGGATAGATATCCGCAGGTCATCATGATCGCGACTTCGAGCGCGAACAGGATGGCGTAGAGATGCAGGAAATGGATGGTGACATAATCGTTGAAGGCGAACTTTAGCAGTCCATAGGCGAGCACATGAACGACGATGACGATCTTGGCGCCGATTGCGGGGACTCGGCGCGTGAACAGTCCGACCAAGACGATGGCGATGATCGGGATGTTGTAGAAGCCGGTGAAAATTCGAATGATCTGCCAAAGGCCTTCTGGCGCGAACCAGAGGAGCGGCGCCACGATGAAAGAGAACAGGGCGATCACGACACTGGCGATCATGGCGATTCTGACCGCGTGCTGATCACTAAGCGGCGATTGGCGGAGCGGCGCGTAGATGTCCAAGGTAAACATGGTCGCGGCGCTGTTCAGCAGCGAGTTGAACGAGGAAAACACCGCGCCCATCAGGACCGCCAGGAAGAAACCCATCATCCAAATTGGGAAAACATCCCGGATCAGCGCCGGGTAGGCCTGGTCGATACTGGCCAGTCCCGGGCCGTAAAGGTGGAATGCGATGACGCCCGGAATCATCATGAAGAAGGGCACCAGGATCTTGAAGAACCCGGACATCAGGACGCCTTTCTGCCCCTCGGCCAGGTTGCGCGCAGCGAGCGTGCGCTGGATCACGTACTGGTTGGTGCACCAATAGAACAGATTGGCAAAGATCATGCCCGTAAACAGCGTTCCGAACGGCGTTGGGGCGGATGCATCGCCGATCGCATTGAGCTTCTCAGGTGCTTCGGACGCGATGGTCTTGAGACCAGAGAACAGGTTTCCGTCACCAAGGGCCATCAGGCCGAGCACCGGAACGGTCACACCGACGATCAACAGACCAATTCCATTGATCGTATCAGAGACCGCGACGGCTTTGAGACCGCCAAAGACAGCATAAATTGATCCGACGATTCCGATCGTGACCACAGTGATGACCAGGGCTTCGAATTGCCCCACTCCCAAAATGGTCGGCACATCAAATAGTTTGATCACCGCGATCGACCCGGAATAGAGCACCGAAGGGATCGTCACCAGGCCGTAACCGAGCATGAAGAGCAGCACTGAGAGTCGCTGAACGTCTTTGTCGAAGCGGTCGTTCAGGAATTGCGGCAGGGTTGTGAAAGCGCCTGCGAGATAGCGCGGCAGGAAAATCACTGCCATCGCTACCGTCGCGACTGCGGCGGTGACCTCCCACGCCATCGACGACATGTTGGCGCCATAGGCCGAGCCGTTCAGCCCGATCAGTTGCTCCGCTGACAAGTTCGTCAGAAGCAGCGAGCCTGCAATGAAAATCCCGCCAAGATTGCGGCCAGCCAGAAAGTAGCCGTCCTTGGAATTCACCTCGCCTTTGGAGCGCTGATACGCAATCCAGGCCACCAGCGCCATGAACATGACACAGGTCGAGAGTGTGAGTGTCAGATCAATGTGGCTCATGAGTCGCCGCGAAGTCTCAGCATTGATCGATCAGTCATTGTCAGCCGTTCGCGGACGTCGCGTGATTTTGGATCGGGTGAAATGATCATTGCGGACCATGACCAGCGAACCGAGGATCATGCTCACGGTGAGCTTCTCCACTTGTTCGAGATCTGCATTCTTGCGCAGCAAATACTCGCCGGCGGAGGCCGGAATTCCGAACGAGATGTCCGTCATCATCGTCGCGAGTTCAAACGGCATGTCGAGATGATCGGAGATGATTTCGGCCAGGTAATTTACCGCTCCCTCACGACTGTATTCGGTTGGGTCGTGCAGGTTGGACACGCTGGGTTCAGCCAGCAGGCGCTCGATGATCAGGCCGCGCTCGGAAATGTAATTGAGATATTCATGGGTCACATTCTGAACGATTTCTTCCAGCGTCGTCGCTTTTTCTGCCGCCTCAAATTGCTGTCGGCGAAGCGCTTTATGTTCGCGCTCCAGCAATTCACGGAGAAGCTCTGTGAGGCTTTCAAAATAGTTATAGACGAGAGATTTGCTGACACCGGCTTCCTTGCCGATACGTTCCATCGATAATTGTGCCACGCCTTCTCGGACAACGATTTCAGCCGTGTAGTCGAGGATGAGCGATCGCCGCTTCTCCGGAGAGAATCTTTGTCTTTTTTTCTCGGGTTTTGCGCTCATTCCAGTCTCACAATTCTCGCTCAGAGTGCAGATCGATCCAGCCATAACAGGTCATCGATGGATTCAGCGGGATCCGCGCTGACGTTTTCCTGCAAAGAAAACAGCGTGCCATCGGGATCGTATCCGAACGCCATTTTCCAGCCTTCCTCTTCGATCGGGTCTCCCGCAAATTTCA
This DNA window, taken from Hyphomonas sp. Mor2, encodes the following:
- a CDS encoding solute:sodium symporter family transporter produces the protein MSHIDLTLTLSTCVMFMALVAWIAYQRSKGEVNSKDGYFLAGRNLGGIFIAGSLLLTNLSAEQLIGLNGSAYGANMSSMAWEVTAAVATVAMAVIFLPRYLAGAFTTLPQFLNDRFDKDVQRLSVLLFMLGYGLVTIPSVLYSGSIAVIKLFDVPTILGVGQFEALVITVVTIGIVGSIYAVFGGLKAVAVSDTINGIGLLIVGVTVPVLGLMALGDGNLFSGLKTIASEAPEKLNAIGDASAPTPFGTLFTGMIFANLFYWCTNQYVIQRTLAARNLAEGQKGVLMSGFFKILVPFFMMIPGVIAFHLYGPGLASIDQAYPALIRDVFPIWMMGFFLAVLMGAVFSSFNSLLNSAATMFTLDIYAPLRQSPLSDQHAVRIAMIASVVIALFSFIVAPLLWFAPEGLWQIIRIFTGFYNIPIIAIVLVGLFTRRVPAIGAKIVIVVHVLAYGLLKFAFNDYVTIHFLHLYAILFALEVAIMMTCGYLSPRETPWTFERNEKVSLTPWRYTLPVSATLLAMVVALYLLFSPIGLAGARLGGTYWALNAALAGALALIWMRALRSRDHAPTSSTE
- a CDS encoding TetR/AcrR family transcriptional regulator — its product is MSAKPEKKRQRFSPEKRRSLILDYTAEIVVREGVAQLSMERIGKEAGVSKSLVYNYFESLTELLRELLEREHKALRRQQFEAAEKATTLEEIVQNVTHEYLNYISERGLIIERLLAEPSVSNLHDPTEYSREGAVNYLAEIISDHLDMPFELATMMTDISFGIPASAGEYLLRKNADLEQVEKLTVSMILGSLVMVRNDHFTRSKITRRPRTADND